The genomic stretch CTCGGGAAGGCTAAATCACGGAGACTTTTGGTGAAACTTTGCAGGGCGCGCCCCGTCAGTCGATAGGCGGTCTGCACGCCAAGTAATGCCTGGATCATCGTCTCGCCGTACAGACGCGGGTGACCACGCGTGGGTATTTCATTGGCTATTCTGGCAAGGACAGCTTCATCTATCCATATCGTCACGTTCCCCGGGTTGATCAGGCCTGCATTATTGATCCGCAATGCGTGATTTTTAAATTGGAAAATCGACCCTCATGTGAGGGAGATAAAAAAGAGATATGGGATCGCTTACTCGTGAGGCACGTGAAGAGCGGCGACGTCAGGTGATCAACCTGAGCACGCGCGGCTAGACCTACGAAGAAATTGCTAAGCATACGAACCTGTCGCGCACTGGCATGTTCGATATTTGCAAACGCAACGCCCACAAAGGTGCGGCTGGATTGCGTGACAAGCCGAGCGGCGGAGCAGTGAACCCACGCCGTGCCCTGAGTGAGCAGCAGGAAGTGGAAATTTGTGCGCTGTTACGCGATCAGATGCCGGAGCAGTTGAAGATGTCGTTCGCGTTGTGGGCGCGACATGCCGTGCGGGAATTGATCCGGAAGCGATGCGGTTTGACGCTGACGCTGCAGGGCGGCGTTGTTGCATAAATCGAGCGCAAGGACGTAATGGCATCGACGGGCATATTGATCACGAATTTCGGATCAATAATTTCAGGTGATATAAACGGATTGCCGACGAGCTCATCCGCAATCCGTTCCATTGCATTCTCATGCTCGATTTATGCAACAACGCAGCGAAGAAGAAATCGATGTCATCGGTTGTGAAGGTGTCTACGACACCAAGCCATGCCTGCGGCCATTGCTGCACGCAGTGCTATTGCTTCGCTTCCGCCACGCGATGGCGCCGCTCATTGGCTAGCGGATACGCCCGGTGCGGCGTGGCGTAATGGCGCGGTTGAGGCAATTGACCGTAACGGCCGTCGAGAATGGAAGTAAAATAGTGGCTACCACCTGCGATCGCTTGCCGAAATGCGATGTATCGATTCAAGACGCTCACCGGCAACTGTCTTTGGGCGCGTCACATCGACTCACAGGCGACCAAGGTCGCCGTTTGCGGCGGCGTAATCAACCGCATTGCGGACCTCGCTCGTCCGCAATCCGTTCGTATCGCCTGCAATTATTTCGTCGATGCCACTGCGTCCTCACGCTCGATTATGCAACAACGCCCCACGCGTGGCATGTACGCGCTCGGTGTCGAGATGGTCACCTCGCACATGCTGGACGCCTGCCGCACCGATCCGTCCACGCGTCGCGGATTCTTCTCTCGATCGTGTTGAATCCTTCCTCGGTCAACCTGACGAACACGTGATGCCGCACGAAACCGACCTGCGCGAGGTACCCGTGGTGCTGGTGACGGGTGCCGCGCGTCGCGCGGGCCGCGCCTTCGCCACGCACTTCGGCGCGTGCGGCTATCGTGTCGCGGTCCACTATGACCGCTCAGTCGAGGCAGCGACCGAGGCAGTCGGCAAGATCGGCACGGACGGCGGCGCGGCCGTTGCGGTGCAGGCAGACCTATCCGCAGCAGCAGCCTGCGATATGCTGATCGACGCCGTTTATACGCGCTTCGGGCGGCTCGACGTGCTCGTCAATAATGCTTCGGTGTTCTGGCAAGACTACTTCCCCAGCTTCGATCTGGCCGCCTTCGACAGCGCCTGGACCGTTAACTGCCGAGCTCCTATCCTGCTCGCACGGGCTTTCTACAAGCGCGCCAACGCCGCCGGCCAGCAGGGTGTGGTGATCAACGTGATCGACCAAAAAATCAAGAAGAACTTCCATCGCGATCACTTCAGCTACACGGTAGCGAAGGCCGCGCTCGGAAACCTGACCCAAATGCTGGCAATGTCGGCCGCGCCGGTGCTGCGCGTCAACGCGGTGTTTCCGGGACTGATGCTACCCAGCGACGACCAGACTGAGGCCGACTTCGCGCATGCGAGCCGTGCATCCACGCCGCTCGCGCGCATTGCCGGGCCAGAGGATGTCGCCAACGCGATCTTGCTGCTGACAGACAGTGTCTACAATGGCGTGGATTTCGTGGTGGATGCGGGACAGAACCTGATTCGCGTCGACCAGGACGTGCTCTACAAGCATCGCTCTCCGACACGCGACACCTGAAGGCAGGTGCCCAGTTCGAAAACGCCTTGATTCGGAACCCTGGTCAAGCGCGCCGATCGTTGCTCTCGGCGCATCGCCTTCGATCGCAGCGAATCCCGAAAAACTTCACCTTCGATACCGTTTACATCTCTTCGGGTGCGTGGTTGCATAAATCTATTAATTCGCAATTCGTTATCTTGAAATTGGAAAATCCTCCCTCATGTAAGGGGCATAGAAAAACAAGACATGAGGGGCGTTGTTACATCAATCGAGCGAGATCCATTGACGTTTATGCGCAACGGTCGCGGGGCCAGCCCCCTATCAAGGATAGGTTCCAGAGTAACTGCCTAATTTTTTCCAAAAAATGCGCAAGGCGTTGTTGCATAAATCGAACGTGAGGACGCCATGGCATCGACGGGCATAATTCAGGCGATACGAACGGATTGCGGACGAGCGAGGTCCGCAATCCGTTCGTATCGCCTGAATTATGCCCGTCGATGCCATGGCGTCCTCACGTTCGATTTATGCAACAACGCCAATGCGCAAGAACATACACAAGACAAGTGAGCCGAAGGCACGCTACCATGTCAGGAATTGGGCAGCCTATAATGCAGGCCTGATCAACCAGGGGAGCGTGACGATATGGATAGATGAAGCCGTCCTTGCCAGAATACCCGACGCCATACCCACACGTGGTCGCCCGTGTTTATACGGCGATGCGCTGATTCAGGCATTAGTTGGCGTGAAGACCGTCTATCGACTGACGTTGCGCCCCTGCAAGGTTTCACCCAAAGTCTACGCGATTTGGCCTTCCCGAGCTTGCCGGTGCCGAATTACACCACGCTCTTTCGCCGGGCAAAAACGCTTGATGTCGAACTGCCGATCCTTCGCGACAACGAACCGATCCATCTGGTTGTCGACAGCACCGGTCTGAAGGTCTATGGCGAAGGTGAATGGAAGGTGCGCCAGCACGGCTACTCGAAGCGGCACACCTGGCGTAAAGTCCATCTCGCGCTCAACGCAAATACGGGTCAAGTGCATGCCGCGCTAATGACGCATCAGAATGTGGTTGACGGTAACGCTCTGGCCAAGTTGCTCGACCAGATTCTGCGTGACGAACAGATCCATGTCATCGTCAACGACGGTGACTACGACACCAAGCCATGCCATGCGGCCATTGCGGCACGCAGTGCTGTTCCTTCAATTCCGCCCCGCGAGGGTGCCGCTCATTGGCCAGCGGATACGTCTGGTGCGGCGTGGCGTAACGGCGCGGTTGATGCAATTGCCCGTGACGGTCGTCGAGAATGGAAGAAAGACAGCGGTGGCCACTACCGGAGATCGCTTGCCGAGAATGCGATGTATCGCGGTTCAAGACGCTCACCGGCGACTGTCTCTGGGCGCGTTACATCGACGCGCAGGCGACCGAGGTCGTCGTTGGCGTCGGCCTAATCAACCGCATGGGCGGGACCTTGTTCGTCCGCAATCGGTTCGTATGGACTGAAATTA from Burkholderia sp. encodes the following:
- a CDS encoding SDR family oxidoreductase, whose protein sequence is MPHETDLREVPVVLVTGAARRAGRAFATHFGACGYRVAVHYDRSVEAATEAVGKIGTDGGAAVAVQADLSAAAACDMLIDAVYTRFGRLDVLVNNASVFWQDYFPSFDLAAFDSAWTVNCRAPILLARAFYKRANAAGQQGVVINVIDQKIKKNFHRDHFSYTVAKAALGNLTQMLAMSAAPVLRVNAVFPGLMLPSDDQTEADFAHASRASTPLARIAGPEDVANAILLLTDSVYNGVDFVVDAGQNLIRVDQDVLYKHRSPTRDT